A stretch of the Tachysurus vachellii isolate PV-2020 chromosome 26, HZAU_Pvac_v1, whole genome shotgun sequence genome encodes the following:
- the zmat5 gene encoding zinc finger matrin-type protein 5 isoform X2, whose amino-acid sequence MGKRYHCDYCNRSFQDTLHNRKKHLNGVQHHRAKKAWFDNFRDAVAVLQDERAKQACRKFLQTGQCVFGPSCRYSHMSEQDMKNLEQHINAEEKLHEVDLDQEEPSIKPSLEEWLSRREKRAALSSGSVLKLEEETEVKDTEVPTFLLSMPDLPPSLLLLHAEGWRGKVHNDWG is encoded by the exons ATGGGAAAGCGGTATCATTGCGATTACTGTAATCGCAGCTTCCAAGACACACTGCACAACAGAAAGAAACATCTGAATGGCGTCCAGCACCACAGAGCAAAAAAAGCTTGGTTCGACAACTTCCGAG aTGCAGTTGCAGTTCTCCAGGACGAGAGAGCAAAACAAGCGTGCAGGAAATTTCTGCAGACAG gtcagtgtgtatttggccccAGCTGCCGGTACTCACATATGTCTGAACAGGATATGAAGAATTTGGAGCAACATATTAATG CAGAAGAAAAACTGCACGAGGTGGACTTGGACCAAGAGGAACCCTCCATTAAACCTTCACTAGAGGAGTGGCTTTccaggagagagaaaagggcAGCATTGTCATCAGGAAG tgtattAAAACTGGAAGAAGAAACTGAAGTTAAAGATACTGAAGTTCCAACGTTTCTGCTTTCCATGCCAGATCTTCCTCCATCACTTCTTCTCCTGCATGCTGAAGGATGGAGAGGCAAAGTCCATAATGACTGGGGCTGA
- the zmat5 gene encoding zinc finger matrin-type protein 5 isoform X1, which produces MGKRYHCDYCNRSFQDTLHNRKKHLNGVQHHRAKKAWFDNFRDAVAVLQDERAKQACRKFLQTGQCVFGPSCRYSHMSEQDMKNLEQHINAEEKLHEVDLDQEEPSIKPSLEEWLSRREKRAALSSGSVLKLEEETEVKCTEVPTFLLSMPDLPPSLLPLHAEGWRGKVHNDWG; this is translated from the exons ATGGGAAAGCGGTATCATTGCGATTACTGTAATCGCAGCTTCCAAGACACACTGCACAACAGAAAGAAACATCTGAATGGCGTCCAGCACCACAGAGCAAAAAAAGCTTGGTTCGACAACTTCCGAG aTGCAGTTGCAGTTCTCCAGGACGAGAGAGCAAAACAAGCGTGCAGGAAATTTCTGCAGACAG gtcagtgtgtatttggccccAGCTGCCGGTACTCACATATGTCTGAACAGGATATGAAGAATTTGGAGCAACATATTAATG CAGAAGAAAAACTGCACGAGGTGGACTTGGACCAAGAGGAACCCTCCATTAAACCTTCACTAGAGGAGTGGCTTTccaggagagagaaaagggcAGCATTGTCATCAGGAAG tgtattAAAACTGGAAGAAGAAACTGAAGTTAAATGTACTGAAGTTCCAACGTTTCTGCTTTCCATGCCAGATCTTCCTCCATCACTTCTTCCCCTGCATGCTGAAGGATGGAGAGGCAAAGTCCATAATGACTGGGGTTGA
- the zmat5 gene encoding zinc finger matrin-type protein 5 isoform X3, translating to MGKRYHCDYCNRSFQDTLHNRKKHLNGVQHHRAKKAWFDNFRDAVAVLQDERAKQACRKFLQTGQCVFGPSCRYSHMSEQDMKNLEQHINEEKLHEVDLDQEEPSIKPSLEEWLSRREKRAALSSGSVLKLEEETEVKCTEVPTFLLSMPDLPPSLLPLHAEGWRGKVHNDWG from the exons ATGGGAAAGCGGTATCATTGCGATTACTGTAATCGCAGCTTCCAAGACACACTGCACAACAGAAAGAAACATCTGAATGGCGTCCAGCACCACAGAGCAAAAAAAGCTTGGTTCGACAACTTCCGAG aTGCAGTTGCAGTTCTCCAGGACGAGAGAGCAAAACAAGCGTGCAGGAAATTTCTGCAGACAG gtcagtgtgtatttggccccAGCTGCCGGTACTCACATATGTCTGAACAGGATATGAAGAATTTGGAGCAACATATTAATG AAGAAAAACTGCACGAGGTGGACTTGGACCAAGAGGAACCCTCCATTAAACCTTCACTAGAGGAGTGGCTTTccaggagagagaaaagggcAGCATTGTCATCAGGAAG tgtattAAAACTGGAAGAAGAAACTGAAGTTAAATGTACTGAAGTTCCAACGTTTCTGCTTTCCATGCCAGATCTTCCTCCATCACTTCTTCCCCTGCATGCTGAAGGATGGAGAGGCAAAGTCCATAATGACTGGGGTTGA